A genomic segment from Terriglobales bacterium encodes:
- a CDS encoding nuclear transport factor 2 family protein gives MRNHTVATILTALVVVSAGFCYAQQTPPSLHPAPSTLKPPSVNLMQEILAAWSTMDPANAAPYYDQSSNNVFFDILPMKYSGFANYAKGAADVLAGFRSLTFTLGNDAQVHLHGSLAWATATWGLTGTLKTGNKAAMDGRWTVVWEKKGDRWLIVHEHVSVPSPPLPSGDVNTGKPGM, from the coding sequence ATGCGAAACCACACCGTCGCGACGATTCTTACTGCTCTGGTTGTTGTCTCGGCAGGCTTCTGCTATGCGCAGCAGACGCCTCCGTCACTCCACCCTGCTCCCAGCACGCTCAAGCCGCCGAGCGTCAACCTCATGCAGGAAATACTTGCCGCCTGGTCGACCATGGATCCGGCTAACGCTGCGCCCTACTACGATCAGTCGTCAAACAATGTCTTCTTTGACATCCTGCCCATGAAATACAGCGGCTTCGCCAACTATGCCAAGGGCGCGGCCGATGTGCTGGCCGGCTTTCGCAGCCTGACATTCACTCTCGGTAATGACGCGCAGGTTCATCTCCACGGCAGTCTGGCCTGGGCGACCGCCACCTGGGGCCTCACTGGAACGCTGAAGACTGGCAACAAGGCTGCCATGGACGGGCGCTGGACCGTAGTCTGGGAAAAGAAGGGCGACCGCTGGCTGATCGTGCACGAGCACGTCTCCGTGCCCTCTCCACCACTTCCCTCCGGCGACGTGAACACCGGCAAGCCGGGCATGTAG